A window of Syntrophales bacterium genomic DNA:
GGCGGGAAAGCGGGACAAGATGAAGAATAGAAGGACAGCGGCAAAACGATCGATCCGGAATATCGTGAGCGAGCGGATCCTGATCCTCGACGGGGCCACGGGGACGGAGCTCCAGAAGCGGGGAATGCCCGCCGGGGTCTGCCCCGAGGTGTGGTGTCTCGAGCACCCGAGGCACACCGGGGAGATCCACCGGGCCTACGCCAGGGCAGGATCGGATGTCATCTTCACCTGTACCTTCGGGGCCAACCGCCTCAAGATGGAGACGTACGGCATTGCGGGTGTGCGGGAGATCAACCGGGACCTGGCCCGCCTGGCGCGGGAGGCCGCCGGCCCCGGCGTGTTCGTCTTCGGGGACATCGGATCCACGGGCCGGTTCGTCGAGCCCTTCGGCCCCCTCGGGTTCGAGGAGGCCGTGGCGATCTTCCGGGAGCAGGTGCGGGGTCTCCTGGAGGGCGGCGCCGACGGGTTTGCCGTCGAGACCATGATCGACATCCAGGAGGCCCGGGCGGCCCTCCTGGCGATCCGCGAAGAATCCGATGCCTTTGCCATCGTGTCCATGACCTATGAAGCCGACGGACGGACCCTTGGCGGGACGGACCCGCTGACGGCCCTGGCGATCCTCCAGGGTCTCGGGGCCGACGCCGTTGGCTGCAACTGCTCCGTGGGACCCGAGGCGATGGCGGAAATGGTCCGGGCCGTGAAGCCCTATGCGAAGGTCCCCCTCGTCGCCAAACCGAATGCGGGCCTGCCCCGCCTTGTTGAGGGACGGACCGTTTTCGACATGACGCCCGATGCCTTCGCCCGTGCGGCCGTTACAATGGTTGAGGCGGGAGGAAACCTCCTGGGCGGCTGCTGCGGGACGACGCCGGAGCATATCCGCGCCCTCGCCGATGCGGTCCGGGACCGGAAGCCCGGGGCGCCGAACCGCCGGCCCCCGGCCGTGCTCAGCAGCGCCCGGGGCTGCCGGGTTCTCGAAGACGGTCCCCTGATGATCGTGGGCGAGCGGATCAACCCCACCGGCAAGAAAGCCCTCCAGGAGGAGCTCCGGGCGGGAAGCATGGAGACGGTCCGCCGGATGGCCCGCGAACAGGAGGAGGCCGGGGCGGATCTCCTGGACGTCAACGTCGGCGTCCCCGGCATCGACGAGGTGAAGACCGTCCGGGAGGTGATCGGCAGTGTCATCAGCGTCACCGCCCTGCCCCTGGTGATCGACTCCTCCCGGGTGGAGACCATCGAGGCGGCCCTTCGGCTTTACCCCGGCCGGGCCTTGATCAATTCGATCTCGGGGGAGAGGGACAAGCTCGACCGGCTGCTGCCGCTGGCCGCCCGCTACGGGGCCATGTTCATCCTCCTTCCCCTGAAGGGCCGCGAGGTGCCGGAGACCTTCGAGGAGCGGCGGGAGATCGTCCGCGAGGTCCTGAGGGAAGCGAAACGGTATGGGCTGACGAAGGAAGACGCCGTTGTGGACGCCCTGGTGATGACCGCCGCGTCGAGGCCCGCGGCGCCCCGGGAGACCCTGCGGACCGTGGAGTGGTGCGCCCGCAGCCTGCGCTGCCGGACGATCGTGGGGCTCTCCAACGTGTCCTTCGGGCTGCCGGAACGGCGGTGGATCAACGGGTCCTTTCTGGCCATGGCGCAGACCCTGGGCCTGACGATGGCTATCGCCAACCCGGGGCAGGAAGAGCTCATGAGCCTGAAGATGGCCGGCGACGTCCTCCTGGCGAAGGACCGGAATGCCGCCGCCTATGTCCGGCGCTTCTCCGCAATCCGGAAGGAGCCGGAGCCGGCGGCCGCTGCGGATCCCGCCCGGCGGGTGGCCGACGCCATCCTGGAGGGGGACCGCGACGCCGTGGTCGCCCGCGTCGAGGAGGCCCTGTCCGCGGGCATCGGTGTCGGGGATCTGGTGGAGGGCACGATGATCCCGGCGGTAGTCCGGGTGGGGGACCTCTACGAGCAGAAGCGCTACTTCCTGCCCCAGCT
This region includes:
- a CDS encoding homocysteine S-methyltransferase family protein — its product is MKNRRTAAKRSIRNIVSERILILDGATGTELQKRGMPAGVCPEVWCLEHPRHTGEIHRAYARAGSDVIFTCTFGANRLKMETYGIAGVREINRDLARLAREAAGPGVFVFGDIGSTGRFVEPFGPLGFEEAVAIFREQVRGLLEGGADGFAVETMIDIQEARAALLAIREESDAFAIVSMTYEADGRTLGGTDPLTALAILQGLGADAVGCNCSVGPEAMAEMVRAVKPYAKVPLVAKPNAGLPRLVEGRTVFDMTPDAFARAAVTMVEAGGNLLGGCCGTTPEHIRALADAVRDRKPGAPNRRPPAVLSSARGCRVLEDGPLMIVGERINPTGKKALQEELRAGSMETVRRMAREQEEAGADLLDVNVGVPGIDEVKTVREVIGSVISVTALPLVIDSSRVETIEAALRLYPGRALINSISGERDKLDRLLPLAARYGAMFILLPLKGREVPETFEERREIVREVLREAKRYGLTKEDAVVDALVMTAASRPAAPRETLRTVEWCARSLRCRTIVGLSNVSFGLPERRWINGSFLAMAQTLGLTMAIANPGQEELMSLKMAGDVLLAKDRNAAAYVRRFSAIRKEPEPAAAADPARRVADAILEGDRDAVVARVEEALSAGIGVGDLVEGTMIPAVVRVGDLYEQKRYFLPQLIAGAEAMQRAMDHLEPRLRGDAARAPRGSVVLATVEGDIHDIGKNIVSLMLRNAGWRVVDLGKDVSAARIVSAMEEVRPRAVGLSALMTTTMVHMKQVIDLARENGFRTPFLVGGAVVTREYADSIGAAYGKDGVEAVRVLEALPPAEDS